Proteins found in one Falco rusticolus isolate bFalRus1 chromosome W, bFalRus1.pri, whole genome shotgun sequence genomic segment:
- the LOC119140761 gene encoding DDB1- and CUL4-associated factor 12-like, which yields MARKTVSRKRKAVAAVSAGPEGLQGEQYGWDHSVHKRKRLSLVKRSLVYYLKGREVRVQNESSYHHLLHGYAAQQLPSLLKEREFPLGTLNKVFVSQWLNHRQVVCGTKCNTVSTTCLSSVNYSTPR from the exons ATGGCTCGGAAAACAGTTAGTAGGAAGCGGAAAGCGGTAGCAGCCGTCTCCGCGGGGCCTGAGGGGCTACAGGGAGAGCAG TATGGATGGGATCACTCagttcacaaaaggaaaagactcTCCCTGGTGAAAAGGTCTCTGGTGTACTACCTGAAAGGTAGAGAAGTCAGGGTGCAGAATGAGTCCAGCTATCACCACTTGTTGCATGGATATGCagcccagcagcttcccagcctccTGAAGGAGAGAGAATTTCCCCTCGGAACCCTTAATAAAGTGTTTGTTTCCCAGTGGCTGAACCACCGACAAGTGGTGTGTGGGACAAAATGCAACACAGTAAGTACCACTTGTCTTTCCTCTGTTAATTATTCCACCCCTAGATGA